GGTGGATCTGGACGGACTCACGAAGCCTTACCGACAGTAACTGTATCCAGCTTTGATATCTTTGGGCCATCCAGTGAGATTACTTTTGCGCAACTTTCAGGGACTTTTCAGCGTGGTGATGGTCGGGGTTTTGGCTTGCTCGCTTGCGGGATGCGGGAGCAGCTCCACTCCGCCCGTTACCACACCACCGCCTGTGACTCCGCCGCCTGTGACTCCACCGCCGCCACCCCCACCGACCAATCCAGGCGTGAGTTTTTCCGGAAAAGCGATGGCGGGTTCTCTGCCGATTGTTGGAGCGGCCATTCAGCTTTATGCAGCTGGAACCGGCGGGAATGGCTCGGCTTCGACGTCCCTGCTTACGAACGCACTCACCACCGATGCTACGGGAGCTTTCACGGTGGCTGCGGGGTACGCCTGTCCTCTTGCCGCCTCGGAGATCTATGTTGTGGTTCGCGGAGGTCAGGTAGGAGGCGCTCCAAATAATTCGGCGATTACTCTTGCGAGCGCGCTCGGCGCCTGCAATCAGATTACGGCTGGGGCTCAGTTCGTGGTCAACGAGGTGACGACCGCGGCTACTGCCTGGGGCCTTGCCCAGTTCTTTGGAAGCGAGGGCAATCTTGGAGCGAGTGCGACCAATGCCCAGGGACTGGCTAATGCCGTGGCTACAGTGGCGAATCTCGCGAACCTCACCAAGGGGTCCGCGCCGGGGACGGCTTTTCCCTCTACCGGAGACTCTTCGTTTGCCGTAGAGAAGATCAATCTCGTTGCTGACCTTCTCAACAACTGCACGGCCACGGCGTCGGGGTGCGGCGCGCTCTTCTCTGCGATTACACCGAATGGCGGGACGGCTCCGTCGAATACGCTGGATGCCGTTCTGAACATCGTGCGCAATCCGGGGAGTAACGTTGCCACGCTGTTTGCGCAGCTTCCCGCCAGCGGTGCGCCCTTTTCCCCGGTACCCTCCGCGGCGCCGGCGGACTGGACCCTCGACATCAACTATCACGGAGGGGGCATCGACACGAGGAATCCGTCGGGCGTCGGCGTGGACGGGGCTGGCAACATCTGGGTGTCGACGTATTCTGGTGCCGTGGCTGAATTTTCGACGACAGGAACTCCGAAGTTTTCGAATGGCATTACAGGCGGTGGGCTGCTCGACTCGGATGCGCTTGCCATCGATCTGCAGGGGAATATCTGGGTTCCGGATGGAGGAAGCCCCGGAGTCAACAACGGCTTTGGTAGTGTGACGGAGCTCAGTTCGACCGGCCAGGTGCTCTCCGGCGCTACGGGGTACAGTGCTGGGGGGATCAGCTATCCGACGGCAATCGCGATTGATGCGAATGGAACAGTGTGGATCCCCGATTATGGCAACTCGAGGGTCACCCTGCTCTCGAGCACTGGTCAGCTACTGTCGGGGGCGAACGGGATTCAATCGCTGCAGTTGAGCTTTCCGCTTGCGGTTGCAATCGATTCGGGCCATAACGGCTGGGTGGCAAATTTTGGCAACGATACTGTCAGCAAGGTCTCTGCTGACGGGAGCCAGATAACCAGCTTCAGCAGCGGCAATGGGCCGGACGGTATCGCCGTTGATCAACGAGGCTATGTGTGGGTCGCGAATCAGACCGGCAACAGTATCAGTGAGCTTGCGAATGATGGATCCGTAGTCTCGACCGGCTACAGCGATAACAAGGCCAGCATACTTGCTCCGCAGGGGATCGCGATCGATGGATCGGGTCATGTATGGGTTGCGAATCTGCATAGCCACGCGATTACTGAGCTGGCGGGATCGGCTGCAGCTTCGCCTGGAGCGATCCTGTCGCCGACTGCCGGTTATGCGTCGGACTTCGGATTTACAGAGGCGTATGGGATTGCAGTCGATGCCAGTGGCAATCTTTGGGTGACGGACTTCAATAACGACACGCTGACCGAGATCGTTGGACTGGCGACGCCGGTGAAGACCCCGGTGCTGGGACCGCCTCAGACACCTTAGCCGGCACTTTGGCTATGTAAAAAAAGAGGCTACCGTTTGCGACGATACAAGCGGTAGCCTCTTTGTCTTGCTATTGATTGGTAGCTACGGTCTGATCGTGAGCATGACCACGCCGTGGCTGGGTACGTCGGCGGAGTAGCCTACGCTCTGTTTGCCCAGATCGCTTGCGGTCCAGAGATTCCGTACCGAGGCAGACAGGGAGTCGGGATAGCCGATGTCGGTCCATGCTACGGCGACCTTCGCGGCTGCGGGGCTGCGGTTCAGCAGTACGACGGCGCGGCCTCCGTCCTGCAGTTGCTTCGACCAGATCTCGAGGTCTCCGGTCTTCTTGACTCTGCGTGCCTGGTGTCCGAGGGGGTCTTGATCAATTGCAATGACTTCCTTGTTCAGCAGAATCTCTTTGGTGTCGGGCGTCATGCTGGAGATGTCGTTGCCCGCCAGCAGGGGCGCGGAGAACATTGCCCACATGCTGAAGTGCGCGCGATACTCCTCCTTGGTCATGCCGCCGTTGCCTACCTCGAGCATGTCAGGATCATTCCAGTGGCCCGGGCCGGCGTAGGTCTCCAATCCGCTCATCTGGTCGATGATCTGAGTTACCCCGTTGCCACCCCAGTCTTTCTTGCAGTCCCAGCAGTCTTGAATGTCGGCGGTTGCGCGCCACAGGTTTCCGATCGATCCTGCCCACAGCCACGGCTTGGTCGATCCCCACTCGCAGATGCTGAAGACGATGGGCCGTCCGGAGTCGGCGAGTGCGTCGCGCATCAGAGTGTAGGAGGACTCGCTGTTCTGTCCGGGGAGAGTGTTGCACCAGTCTTCTTTGAGGTAGTCGACGCCCCAGTTCGCGTACTGCTTTGCGTCCTGGTACTCGTGGCCGATGCTGCCGGGACGCTTGGCGCAGGTCATGGTGCCAACGTCGGTGTAGATACCGAACTTCAGGCCCTTCGAGTGAACGTAGTCGGCTAGCGCCTTGATGCCGGAGGGAAAGCGCTCGGCGTCGGCGACGATATTGCCGGAGGCGTCGCGGCCAGTCTGCCAGCAGTCGTCAAGGATGACGAACTGATAGCCAGCATCCTTCATGCCGCTGCTCACCATGGCGTCCGCGGTCTCGCGCACGACCTTCTCGTTGAGCCCCTTGCAGCCGAACTTGTTCCAGCTGTTCCATCCCATGGGCGGCGTCTTCGCTAGGCTGTTATCCAAAGCTCGCCCAAAGACCGGCATTATGACGACTGCCAACATTACCAAACACACTCTCACAACGAAACGAGTTCGACCCATTGCAATGCACTCCTCTTCGGAACCGGCGCGGTATTTTCTTCGAGCTCACGAAATTCTAACCTTTGCATGGACTCCATCGCCTGGCTCGGGTTTATAAGGCGCGGATTAGCTGGGGGATTAGGCGTTTCTCGTAACAGAGAAAACGCAGCCCCGGCCTGAACTCGAGACTGATCTCTCCGGCGAGCAGGTAGCCGAGCTTCGGAAAGAGCCGCTGTGTCGCTTCGTTGTTGGTGTTGGTGTCGACGCGGAGTGCGGTGATGCCGCGTTCGACCGCGACCTCTTCGGCTCTCTGCATGAGCGCACCGGCCGCTCCCTGGCCGCGGAATGCGGGATCTACCGCAAGGCGGTGCACTACGATTGCAGGTTCATCAATATCCCATCCGACCTGGGAGTAGTCAGGCTCCTGATCCATGGTGATTGCAGCGACGCCGGCGATGCTGTCGTTCACTTCGGCGACCCAGAGTTGGTTCAGGTCGATGTCGCGTTGAAAGACGGCGTCGTTTGGGTAGGTTTCGTCCCACTGGAGATTGCCTGTCGCGCGCATCAGCGGAACGACGCGCCGCACGAGGCTCATCAGCGCCGGTAGATCATGTTGTGTTGCCAGCCGGATCTGCATCGTCTTCTCAGCGTAACAGGAGCGGCGATGCGGGTTTCTGCTGCGGTAGAGCGCCGGGCAACCGAAGCTACATGATTCGAAAACGTTCGCGCATGAGACGTTGGAAGCGGGGTCGCCAGATGAGGTCATAGGCTAACTCTTTTCCGGGGAACATAGCTAAGGCAGCCCTCCTGCTGTCCGCGATCATCTGGGCCGCCTCGTCCACAGTCAAAGACCCGTCCTGCGCGATGACCTGCATCACCATGTTCATCATCATCTGCATTCTGCGGATCAGCTTCTGTTCTTCTGCCCGCTCTTCCGCGCTGATCACGACAGCCTCAGCATTTGGCCCATTCAACTCCATCGAAACCTCCCGATCAAGTCAGCTACCTATGGATTAGACGCATCGACAAGCTCACGGATCTTTCCATCCCGTCCCAGCAGGAATGTGGTCAAGCCAAACTCATCCGTTCGATACAGCTTAGTGCGAGCGTTCGCAATTCGTTCGATCACTTCGTAGCGGGGGTGACCAAATGTATTC
This sequence is a window from Edaphobacter lichenicola. Protein-coding genes within it:
- a CDS encoding NHL repeat-containing protein gives rise to the protein MRNFQGLFSVVMVGVLACSLAGCGSSSTPPVTTPPPVTPPPVTPPPPPPPTNPGVSFSGKAMAGSLPIVGAAIQLYAAGTGGNGSASTSLLTNALTTDATGAFTVAAGYACPLAASEIYVVVRGGQVGGAPNNSAITLASALGACNQITAGAQFVVNEVTTAATAWGLAQFFGSEGNLGASATNAQGLANAVATVANLANLTKGSAPGTAFPSTGDSSFAVEKINLVADLLNNCTATASGCGALFSAITPNGGTAPSNTLDAVLNIVRNPGSNVATLFAQLPASGAPFSPVPSAAPADWTLDINYHGGGIDTRNPSGVGVDGAGNIWVSTYSGAVAEFSTTGTPKFSNGITGGGLLDSDALAIDLQGNIWVPDGGSPGVNNGFGSVTELSSTGQVLSGATGYSAGGISYPTAIAIDANGTVWIPDYGNSRVTLLSSTGQLLSGANGIQSLQLSFPLAVAIDSGHNGWVANFGNDTVSKVSADGSQITSFSSGNGPDGIAVDQRGYVWVANQTGNSISELANDGSVVSTGYSDNKASILAPQGIAIDGSGHVWVANLHSHAITELAGSAAASPGAILSPTAGYASDFGFTEAYGIAVDASGNLWVTDFNNDTLTEIVGLATPVKTPVLGPPQTP
- a CDS encoding glycoside hydrolase family 27 protein: MGWNSWNKFGCKGLNEKVVRETADAMVSSGMKDAGYQFVILDDCWQTGRDASGNIVADAERFPSGIKALADYVHSKGLKFGIYTDVGTMTCAKRPGSIGHEYQDAKQYANWGVDYLKEDWCNTLPGQNSESSYTLMRDALADSGRPIVFSICEWGSTKPWLWAGSIGNLWRATADIQDCWDCKKDWGGNGVTQIIDQMSGLETYAGPGHWNDPDMLEVGNGGMTKEEYRAHFSMWAMFSAPLLAGNDISSMTPDTKEILLNKEVIAIDQDPLGHQARRVKKTGDLEIWSKQLQDGGRAVVLLNRSPAAAKVAVAWTDIGYPDSLSASVRNLWTASDLGKQSVGYSADVPSHGVVMLTIRP
- a CDS encoding GNAT family N-acetyltransferase, translating into MQIRLATQHDLPALMSLVRRVVPLMRATGNLQWDETYPNDAVFQRDIDLNQLWVAEVNDSIAGVAAITMDQEPDYSQVGWDIDEPAIVVHRLAVDPAFRGQGAAGALMQRAEEVAVERGITALRVDTNTNNEATQRLFPKLGYLLAGEISLEFRPGLRFLCYEKRLIPQLIRAL